In the genome of Raphanus sativus cultivar WK10039 chromosome 4, ASM80110v3, whole genome shotgun sequence, one region contains:
- the LOC108848761 gene encoding alcohol dehydrogenase-like 7, with the protein MENGKSSSDKSSLKPIRCKAAVSRKAGEPLVMEEILVAPPQSYEVRIRIICTALCHSDITFWKLQVPPACFPRILGHEAIGVVESVGENVTEVVEGDTVLPTFMPDCGDCVDCKSPKSNLCSSFPFKVSPWMPRYENSSRFTDLNGNTLFHFLNVSSFSEYTVLDVANVVKIDSSIPPSRACLLSCGVSTGVGAAWKTAQVEQGSTVVIFGLGSIGLAVAEGARLCGASRIIGVDINPAKFEVGQKFGVTEFVNSKTCENKPVSEVINEMTGGGADYCFECVGSSSLVQDAYACCRKGWGKTITLGVDRPGSQICLNSSDVLHNGKTLMGSLFGGLKAKSHIPILLKRYMSKELELDKFVTHEMKFEDINDAFQLLLDGKCIRCVLWMG; encoded by the exons ATGGAAAACGGCAAGTCCTCCTCCGACAAGTCTTCACTTAAACCGATCCGTTGCAAAG CGGCGGTTAGTAGGAAGGCCGGAGAGCCGTTGGTGATGGAAGAAATCCTGGTTGCGCCGCCGCAGTCTTACGAGGTTCGGATCCGAATCATTTGTACAGCTCTATGTCACAGTGACATCACCTTCTGGAAACTCCAA GTTCCTCCAGCCTGCTTTCCCAGGATTCTAGGCCACGAAGCGATAGG AGTTGTGGAGAGTGTGGGTGAAAACGTTACCGAAGTAGTAGAAGGAGACACTGTACTGCCGACATTTATGCCGGACTGCGGTGACTGTGTTGACTGCAAATCTCCAAAGAGCAACTTATGCAGCAGTTTTCCCTTCAAGGTCTCACCATGGATGCCAAGATACGAAAACTCCAGTAGATTCACTGACCTGAATGGCAACACTCTGTTCCATTTCTTAAATGTCTCGAGTTTCAGCGAATACACTGTTCTTGATGTCGCTAACGTCGTTAAGATCGATTCTTCTATTCCTCCAAGCCGTGCTTGTCTCCTCAGCTGCGGAGTCTCCACTG gcGTTGGTGCTGCTTGGAAGACTGCCCAAGTTGAACAAGGATCAACTGTTGTGATTTTTGGACTTGGTTCTATCGGTCTAGCG GTTGCTGAGGGTGCAAGACTTTGTGGTGCCTCTCGAATCATTGGTGTCGATATAAATCCTGCAAAATTCGAAGTTG GCCAAAAATTTGGAGTAACTGAGTTTGTAAACTCGAAGACATGCGAAAACAAGCCTGTGAGCGAG GTGATCAATGAGATGACTGGTGGGGGAGCAGATTATTGTTTCGAGTGTGTTGGAAGCAGTTCTTTGGTTCAAGATGCTTATGCTTGCTGCAGAAAG GGATGGGGAAAGACGATAACTTTAGGAGTGGACAGGCCAGGTTCACAAATTTGTTTAAACTCGTCTGATGTTCTTCACAACGGGAAGACTCTAATGGGCTCGTTGTTCGGTGGTTTAAAGGCTAAATCACACATTCCTATTCTTCTTAAACGCTACATGAGCAAGGAGCTTGAGTTGGATAAATTTGTGACACACGAGATGAAATTTGAGGACATCAATGATGCTTTCCAGCTACTCCTTGACGGGAAATGCATCAGGTGTGTGTTGTGGATGGGCTAA
- the LOC130494241 gene encoding glycine-rich protein A3-like, translating to MGGDKDRGFHGYPPAGYPAGTGGYPPAGYPPHQGYPPPPGAYPPAHGYGGYPPAPAHAGYPAHHSGHAGGIGGMIAGAAAAYGAHHIAHSSHSPYGHAAYGHGYGHGHGYGYGHGHGKFKHHGGKFKRGHGMFGGGKFKKWK from the exons ATGGGAGGTGACAAAGACAGAGGGTTTCATGGGTATCCACCTGCTGGATACCCGGCCGGTACTGGGGGTTATCCACCAGCTGGATACCCACCACATCAAGGTTATCCTCCACCACCTGGTGCCTACCCTCCAGCTCATGGTTATGGAGGTTATCCTCCTGCACCTGCTCATGCTGGTTATCCTGCTCATCACTCAG GACACGCAGGAGGAATCGGGGGTATGATTGCTGGTGCTGCAGCAGCCTATGGAGCTCACCACATAGCTCATAGCTCTCACAGTCCTTACGGACACGCTGCATATGGTCACGGATATGGCCATGGTCATGGCTATGGTTATGGTCATGGTCATGGTAAGTTCAAGCATCACGGAGGCAAGTTTAAACGTGGGCATGGGATGTTTGGAGGAGGTAAGTTCAAGAAGTGGAAGTGA
- the LOC108848823 gene encoding uncharacterized protein LOC108848823 has product MPRLSSTHATSPFIWCAGIICAIISIAVIIGGIVIFVGYMVIHPRVPIISVEYAHLDLLKYDIVGVLQTQLTIVIRAENDNARAPALFDETNFKLSYEGKIIAYLKQHEFEVAKEKSVSSHYVVQSSPIPLSQSMMEAIDYAVKQDVIVFELKGGSKARWRVGPVGSVKFECNLSCELRFRPSDHNHLPSHCTSSHKH; this is encoded by the exons ATGCCCAGATTGTCATCTACCCATGCTACAAGCCCTTTCATTTGGTGTGCAGGCATCATATGTGCCATCATCTCTATTGCTGTGATAATTGGTGGCATTGTAATCTTCGTTGGTTACATGGTCATTCACCCGCGAGTTCCCATCATTAGTGTTGAGTATGCTCACCTCGACCTCTTAAA GTATGATATAGTTGGAGTCTTGCAGACGCAGTTAACGATTGTGATCCGTGCAGAGAACGATAATGCTAGGGCTCCTGCGTTGTTTGATGAAACCAATTTTAAGCTAAGCTATGAAGGTAAAATAATTGCGTATTTAAAACAGCACGAGTTTGAAGTTGCTAAAGAGAAATCAGTATCTTCTCATTACGTGGTCCAGTCATCCCCAATTCCATTGAGTCAATCAATGATGGAAGCCATAGACTACGCGGTTAAACAAGATGTGATTGTTTTCGAACTCAAAGGTGGGTCAAAGGCTCGATGGCGAGTCGGGCCAGTAGGATCGGTCAAGTTCGAATGTAACCTTAGCTGTGAGCTTAGGTTTAGACCGTCCGATCACAATCACCTCCCATCTCATTGCACTTCTTCTCATAAGCATTAG
- the LOC108848251 gene encoding uncharacterized protein LOC108848251 — MGSGRSKSCRGSSLARQDSEPPSGGGGGGGGRRRRKPMRLLCSIHSSCLASSSSHDSDDDVDQQVCNGRRRTESMNQRDCYDDEELKDKKESQNEELELELDDDCGVDEEEEEEEEVTVSNNVGGGSVQESSTPSRVFSHFKFLPGNISSRLSRASSSRSFNTTYPLTSPSQPALTLVDRVESPRNNPVIDNVVRDIDAMRYGQDTTLDRRQVVREPSIDRNVSFSRTLSVGRLRDRVLRRSSLSDFAFRPSHQGEDDADLFSADNAAAVGETPVTSTSLLNRSASSIRRTLFGVQDQQTPSPLVREGRYQGLLEHRSDFLERRRRIRSQVRALQRLGSRFESVTGHHDRACVLSGLDQAGRCTCRAGGTNRGSTTTTPPTTDETNARASISRIVLLAEALFEVLDEIHQQSVVLSSQQPSVSSIGSVPAPNDVVDLLPIKQYTKSQTEDSSQCYICLVEYEEGDTIRTLPCHHEFHRTCVDKWLKEIHRVCPLCRGDICRHDPSPELH, encoded by the exons ATGGGATCTGGGCGGAGCAAATCATGCCGAGGCTCTTCGTTGGCTAGACAAGATTCGGAACCTCcgagtggtggtggtggtggtggtggtggaaggaggaggagaaaacCTATGAGGCTCCTTTGTTCTATTCACTCTTCTTGCcttgcttcttcctcttctcacGACAGTGACGATGACGTTGATCAACAG GTATGTAACGGACGGAGAAGAACGGAATCTATGAATCAACGAGATTGCTACGACGATGAAGAACTCAAAGATAAGAAGGAATCTCAAAACGAGGAGCTTGAGCTTGAGCTTGATGATGATTGTGgtgttgatgaagaagaagaagaagaagaagaagtaactGTGAGCAACAACGTTGGCGGTGGTTCGGTTCAAGAATCTTCAACACCAAGTCGAGTTTTCTCGCATTTCAAATTCCTTCCTGGTAACATAAGCTCTAGACTCAGCAGAGCTTCCAGCTCCAGATCCTTCAACACTACTTATCCACTCACTTCACCTTCACAACCTGCTCTTACGCTCGTTGATAGAGTCGAATCTCCGAGGAACAACCCTGTGATTGACAATGTAGTTAGAGACATTGATGCCATGAGATATGGACAAGATACCACTCTTGATAGAAGACAAGTTGTTCGTGAGCCTTCCATTGACCGGAATGTTAGCTTTAGCAGAACTCTTAGTGTTGGACGTCTCCGTGACAGAGTTCTTCGCCGGTCTTCGCTCTCTGATTTCGCATTCCGTCCTTCACATCAGGGAGAAGATGATGCTGATCTCTTCTCTGCTGACAACGCAGCAGCAGTAGGGGAGACTCCTGTGACTTCAACGTCTTTACTAAACCGTTCTGCTTCTAGCATCAGGAGGACGTTGTTCGGAGTTCAAGATCAACAGACGCCGAGTCCTCTTGTCAGAGAAGGGAGGTATCAAGGTTTATTAGAGCACCGATCTGATTTCCTTGAGAGACGGAGGAGAATAAGATCTCAG GTTCGTGCTCTTCAAAGATTAGGAAGCCGGTTTGAGAGTGTCACAGGCCATCATGATAGGGCTTGTGTCTTATCAGGTCTGGATCAAGCAGGTCGTTGCACATGTCGTGCAGGTGGTACTAACCGTGGTTCCACAACAACGACACCACCAACAACAGATGAAACAAATGCTAGAGCTAGCATCTCAAGGATAGTGCTGCTAGCTGAAGCTCTTTTCGAG GTTCTTGATGAAATTCATCAGCAATCTGTTGTATTATCCTCTCAACAACCATCAGTATCATCAATAGGATCTGTTCCTGCACCTAACGACGTTGTGGACTTGCTACCTATAAAACAGTATACTAAATCACAAACCGAAGATTCATCACA ATGTTATATATGTCTTGTCGAGTATGAAGAAGGAGACACTATAAGGACACTTCCTTGTCATCATGAATTCCATAGAACATGTGTGGATAAATGGCTTAAAGAGATTCACAG AGTATGTCCGCTGTGTCGTGGAGACATTTGTAGACATGATCCATCACCTGAACTACACTGA
- the LOC108852536 gene encoding uncharacterized protein LOC108852536 isoform X2 codes for MAVITEGGLTHLNEEIEPFCRWRRTEEIDIVELHLPPGRCPMDQTKPIKFKKETKVAKNCKRNEIRAKFSKGVLYVTMPKTSPIAVAPYVPFQGNTSGTRDRHADDDASNITKYASEFHSKFESLREKLWRKTVFEGMAAVVVVAAGVVGAVKAYQYFMASPV; via the exons ATGGCAGTAATTACAGAAGGTGGACTAACGCACTTAAACGAGGAAATCGAGCCCTTTTGTCGATGGAGGAGAACTGAAGAGATCGACATTGTTGAGCTACATCTTCCTCCAG GCAGGTGTCCTATGGACCAAACAAAACCAATCAAGTTCAAGAAAGAAACGAAAGTTGcaaaaaactgtaaaagaaaTGAGATTCGTGCAAAGTTCTCAAAAGGAGTTTTGTATGTGACAATGCCAAAGACAAGCCCTATTGCTGTGGCTCCTTATGTCCCTTTTCAGGGAAACACATCGGGAACTCGAGACCGTCATGCAGATGATGATGCAagtaatataacaaaatatgcAAGTGAATTTCATAGCAAGTTTGAATCATTGAGGGAAAAACTATGGAGGAAGACAGTCTTCGAGGGTATGGCAGCCGTCGTGGTTGTGGCTGCTGGTGTAGTAGGAGCCGTCAAAGCATACCAATATTTCATGGCATCACCAGTTTAA
- the LOC108852536 gene encoding uncharacterized protein LOC108852536 isoform X1 translates to MAVITEGGLTHLNEEIEPFCRWRRTEEIDIVELHLPPGLKKEHLKIQINNTGVLTITGRCPMDQTKPIKFKKETKVAKNCKRNEIRAKFSKGVLYVTMPKTSPIAVAPYVPFQGNTSGTRDRHADDDASNITKYASEFHSKFESLREKLWRKTVFEGMAAVVVVAAGVVGAVKAYQYFMASPV, encoded by the exons ATGGCAGTAATTACAGAAGGTGGACTAACGCACTTAAACGAGGAAATCGAGCCCTTTTGTCGATGGAGGAGAACTGAAGAGATCGACATTGTTGAGCTACATCTTCCTCCAG GCTTGAAAAAAGAGCATCTTAAAATACAGATCAACAACACTGGTGTGCTTACAATAACAGGCAGGTGTCCTATGGACCAAACAAAACCAATCAAGTTCAAGAAAGAAACGAAAGTTGcaaaaaactgtaaaagaaaTGAGATTCGTGCAAAGTTCTCAAAAGGAGTTTTGTATGTGACAATGCCAAAGACAAGCCCTATTGCTGTGGCTCCTTATGTCCCTTTTCAGGGAAACACATCGGGAACTCGAGACCGTCATGCAGATGATGATGCAagtaatataacaaaatatgcAAGTGAATTTCATAGCAAGTTTGAATCATTGAGGGAAAAACTATGGAGGAAGACAGTCTTCGAGGGTATGGCAGCCGTCGTGGTTGTGGCTGCTGGTGTAGTAGGAGCCGTCAAAGCATACCAATATTTCATGGCATCACCAGTTTAA
- the LOC108853615 gene encoding inhibitor of trypsin and hageman factor, with the protein MKNSCPILGPQCDLCDCAGRACQSHFPGMKVEWPELKGVSGIEAKKKIESDNPHVTAFIYPQDIYLPAINCCNRVIVYVPSEDCPNGPVTNSPVIG; encoded by the exons ATGAAAAACAGTTGTCCAATTCTTGGTCCCCAGTGTGACCTTTGTGATTGTGCTGGTAGGGCATGCCAGTCTCACTTCCCAG GAATGAAGGTGGAGTGGCCAGAGCTAAAAGGAGTGAGTGGAATCGAAGCGAAGAAAAAGATAGAAAGTGATAATCCACATGTGACTGCTTTTATATATCCTCAAGATATATATCTACCAGCCATAAACTGTTGTAACCGTGTTATCGTCTATGTTCCAAGCGAGGATTGCCCTAACGGTCCAGTCACCAACAGTCCTGTTATTGGATAA